The following proteins are co-located in the Paludibaculum fermentans genome:
- a CDS encoding sodium-translocating pyrophosphatase, with the protein MAILAMAGSMPLLAQPAEHHGGEANLILPDLNSATFLGGIGGRTLLMGGLVVCAFGLLFGLLFYTKLKNMPVHKSMLEVSELIYETCKTYLTTQGKFLMILECFIGVIILFYFGYLQAMPLYKVIIILLFSLVGIAGSYGVAAFGIRVNTFANSRTSFASLRGKPFPCYDIPLQAGMSIGMMLISVELLLMLFILLFVPGELAGSCFIGFAIGESLGAAALRVAGGIFTKIADIGADLMKIVFKIKEDDVRNPGVIADCTGDNAGDSVGPSADGFETYGVTGVALISFILLGINEKVAGPTYATIQVQLLVWIFVMRVMMMIASGVSYFINHGIAKARYENVDKMNYETPLTTLVWLTSILSIVLTYIVSYMMVPELKGDTSLWWKLATVISCGTLAGALIPEFVKVFTSTESRHVREVVISSKEGGASLNILSGLIAGNFSAYWLGFAMLGLMGIAYGVSLLGLASLMMAPAVFALGLVAFGFLGMGPVTIAVDSYGPVTDNAQSVYELSMIESIPGIEKEIEKDFGFKPNFEVAKDNLEENDGAGNTFKATAKPVLIGTAVVGATTMIFSIIVALTNGLDPSLVGNLSILHTPFFFGLIAGGAVIYWFTGASCQAVSTGAYRAVEFIKDNIKLESTEKASVEDSKKVVEICTKYAQKGMFNIFLVVFFSTLAFAFIEEYFFIGYLISIAIFGLYQAIFMANAGGAWDNAKKIVETEMKAKGTDLHAACVVGDTVGDPFKDTSSVALNPIIKFTTLFGLLAVELAVSMRKSDPSSPLSHILAVIFFLISTVFVYRSFYGMRIEGK; encoded by the coding sequence ATGGCGATCCTGGCCATGGCGGGCTCGATGCCGTTGCTGGCTCAGCCGGCTGAGCACCACGGCGGAGAAGCCAATCTCATCCTGCCCGATCTGAACTCCGCAACCTTCCTCGGCGGCATCGGCGGCCGTACGCTCCTCATGGGCGGCCTTGTCGTTTGCGCCTTCGGCCTGCTCTTCGGCCTGCTGTTCTACACCAAGCTGAAGAACATGCCGGTCCACAAGTCCATGCTGGAAGTCTCAGAGTTGATCTACGAGACCTGCAAAACCTACCTCACCACGCAGGGCAAGTTCCTCATGATCCTCGAGTGCTTCATCGGCGTGATCATCCTGTTCTACTTTGGTTATCTGCAGGCGATGCCGCTCTACAAGGTCATCATCATCCTGCTGTTCTCCCTGGTCGGAATCGCCGGCAGCTATGGCGTCGCGGCCTTCGGCATTCGCGTCAACACCTTCGCCAACTCCCGCACTTCCTTTGCCAGCCTTCGCGGCAAGCCCTTCCCCTGCTACGACATTCCCTTGCAGGCCGGCATGAGCATCGGCATGATGCTGATCTCTGTCGAACTGCTCCTGATGCTCTTCATCCTGTTGTTTGTCCCTGGTGAACTGGCCGGTTCCTGCTTTATCGGCTTCGCCATCGGCGAATCGCTCGGCGCGGCCGCCCTTCGCGTGGCCGGCGGCATCTTTACCAAGATCGCCGACATCGGCGCCGACCTGATGAAGATCGTCTTCAAGATCAAGGAAGACGACGTCCGCAACCCCGGCGTCATCGCCGATTGCACGGGCGACAATGCTGGCGACTCGGTTGGACCTTCGGCCGATGGTTTCGAAACCTACGGCGTCACCGGCGTCGCGCTCATCAGCTTCATCCTCCTCGGCATCAACGAAAAGGTCGCTGGCCCCACTTACGCCACCATCCAGGTTCAGCTGCTGGTCTGGATCTTCGTCATGCGCGTCATGATGATGATCGCTTCCGGCGTCAGCTACTTCATCAACCACGGCATCGCCAAGGCCAGATACGAAAACGTCGACAAGATGAACTACGAGACCCCCCTCACCACGCTGGTGTGGCTCACCTCCATCCTGTCCATCGTTCTCACCTACATCGTCAGCTACATGATGGTGCCCGAACTCAAGGGTGACACCTCGCTGTGGTGGAAACTGGCCACGGTCATCAGCTGCGGTACGCTCGCCGGCGCGCTCATCCCCGAATTCGTGAAGGTTTTCACCTCCACCGAATCCCGCCACGTCCGTGAAGTCGTCATCTCCTCCAAGGAAGGCGGCGCTTCGCTGAACATCCTCTCCGGCCTCATCGCCGGCAACTTCTCGGCTTACTGGCTCGGTTTCGCCATGCTCGGGCTGATGGGTATCGCCTACGGCGTTTCCCTGCTCGGCCTGGCCAGCCTGATGATGGCGCCCGCCGTCTTCGCCCTCGGACTGGTCGCCTTCGGCTTCCTCGGCATGGGCCCGGTCACCATCGCCGTCGACTCCTACGGCCCCGTCACCGACAACGCCCAGTCCGTCTACGAACTCTCCATGATCGAATCCATCCCCGGAATCGAGAAGGAGATCGAGAAGGACTTCGGCTTCAAACCCAACTTTGAAGTCGCCAAGGACAACCTGGAAGAGAACGACGGCGCCGGCAACACGTTCAAGGCAACCGCCAAGCCCGTGCTCATCGGTACCGCCGTCGTCGGCGCCACCACCATGATCTTCTCCATCATCGTGGCGCTCACCAACGGTCTCGACCCCAGCCTCGTCGGCAACCTGTCCATCCTCCACACCCCGTTCTTCTTCGGCCTGATCGCGGGCGGCGCGGTGATCTACTGGTTCACCGGCGCATCCTGCCAGGCCGTCTCCACCGGCGCCTATCGCGCGGTTGAGTTCATCAAGGACAACATCAAGCTGGAAAGCACGGAAAAGGCTTCCGTGGAAGACTCGAAGAAGGTCGTCGAGATCTGTACGAAGTATGCCCAGAAGGGCATGTTCAACATCTTCCTCGTCGTGTTCTTCTCCACCCTCGCCTTCGCGTTCATCGAAGAGTACTTCTTCATCGGCTACCTGATCTCCATCGCGATCTTCGGCTTGTACCAGGCCATCTTCATGGCCAACGCCGGCGGCGCCTGGGACAATGCCAAGAAGATCGTTGAAACCGAGATGAAGGCCAAGGGCACCGACCTCCACGCCGCCTGCGTCGTGGGCGACACCGTCGGCGACCCCTTCAAGGACACCTCTTCGGTGGCCCTCAACCCGATCATCAAATTCACCACGCTCTTCGGCCTGCTGGCCGTCGAACTGGCCGTCTCCATGAGGAAGTCAGATCCTTCCTCTCCGCTGTCGCACATCCTGGCGGTGATCTTCTTCCTGATCTCCACCGTGTTTGTGTACCGCTCATTCTACGGAATGCGCATCGAAGGCAAGTAA
- a CDS encoding DinB family protein, with translation MSRYLLSLLTLLATPLVAQSLAQGERDYALSALHASRKLMLDTVSGLSDAQLKWKPAPNAWSIMEIAEHIEVTEEKLPQVVVAALKNPATPEKKKADPRQTDYALMKNVPLRDQKLQAPESIQPNGRFTNIADIEKAFRTARDRNITYVRETKDDLRDHFSTHPALGELDGLQWYILIAAHTERHVNQMKEVLANPAFPKK, from the coding sequence ATGAGTCGCTATTTGCTCAGCCTGCTCACTCTCCTGGCCACGCCCCTGGTCGCCCAATCGCTCGCCCAGGGAGAGAGGGACTACGCGCTCAGCGCCCTCCACGCCTCGCGCAAGCTCATGCTCGACACCGTCTCGGGCCTCAGCGATGCTCAGCTCAAGTGGAAGCCGGCCCCGAACGCCTGGTCCATCATGGAGATCGCCGAGCATATCGAGGTCACCGAAGAGAAGCTACCCCAGGTGGTTGTGGCGGCGCTGAAGAACCCGGCTACCCCTGAGAAGAAGAAAGCGGACCCGCGCCAGACCGACTACGCCCTCATGAAGAACGTCCCGCTGCGGGATCAGAAGCTGCAGGCGCCGGAGAGCATCCAGCCGAATGGCCGCTTCACGAACATCGCCGACATCGAGAAGGCCTTCCGCACCGCCCGCGACCGGAACATCACCTATGTCCGTGAAACCAAGGACGATTTACGCGACCACTTCAGCACGCACCCGGCGTTGGGCGAGTTGGATGGCCTGCAGTGGTACATCCTGATCGCCGCCCACACGGAACGCCATGTCAACCAGATGAAGGAAGTCCTGGCAAACCCGGCGTTCCCGAAGAAGTAG
- a CDS encoding alpha/beta hydrolase produces MLIPILAFQLVQAPSPMVENTRAHERIQRHDLAGERIETKLGSILLPEHPGGHKLPLVIHFHGEPWIAEQSVRKSMPKAAVLAVQLGSGSRVYGDGVRDPEVLQSVLNAVPGRQFDPVYLSGFSAGYGAIRQVLRQPRNAALVDGIILLDGLHSDYEPPAETRRPLPADLDVFLKFAKQAEAERKRMLILHSEVFPGTFASTTETTDWLIAQLGLKRKAILRWGPLGMQILSETHAAHLKVLGFAGNSAPDHVDFLHALGWALKQLK; encoded by the coding sequence ATGCTGATTCCGATCCTTGCCTTTCAGCTTGTACAGGCTCCTTCGCCCATGGTCGAGAACACACGGGCCCACGAGCGCATCCAGCGTCACGACCTCGCTGGTGAGCGAATTGAGACGAAGTTGGGGTCTATCCTTTTGCCGGAGCACCCGGGCGGCCACAAGCTCCCTCTGGTGATCCATTTCCATGGGGAACCCTGGATTGCGGAGCAGTCGGTTCGCAAGTCGATGCCCAAAGCCGCGGTCCTGGCCGTCCAACTTGGTTCGGGTTCAAGAGTTTATGGAGACGGCGTGCGCGATCCGGAAGTGCTGCAGTCCGTCCTGAATGCGGTCCCGGGCCGGCAGTTCGACCCGGTCTATCTTTCCGGCTTCAGCGCGGGCTACGGGGCCATCCGCCAGGTCCTGCGGCAGCCGCGGAACGCGGCGCTGGTGGACGGGATTATCCTGCTGGACGGCCTGCACTCCGACTACGAGCCGCCCGCCGAGACGCGGCGCCCCCTGCCGGCGGATCTGGATGTGTTTCTTAAGTTTGCGAAGCAGGCGGAGGCCGAGCGGAAACGGATGCTGATCCTGCACTCCGAGGTCTTCCCGGGTACGTTTGCCAGCACCACGGAGACGACGGATTGGCTCATCGCCCAGCTTGGCCTGAAGCGGAAGGCCATCCTCCGTTGGGGTCCGCTGGGCATGCAGATTCTGAGTGAAACACACGCGGCCCATCTCAAGGTGCTGGGCTTCGCCGGCAACTCGGCACCCGATCACGTGGACTTCCTCCACGCCCTGGGCTGGGCTCTCAAACAGTTGAAATAG
- a CDS encoding outer membrane beta-barrel protein, translating into MLFGIGCCAYAQTSWSGRVVSGGAPLPGAVITAKQGTQSWSTVTDESGRFTLENLPAGALNVEVQQFGFQPLRREVKVEERAAPLDLAMTLRPYRPAGMGRGTMAAGGPGQRTQATENTAETQVAQAMEQSSAVAPQAAAGGEGGEASESFLVQGSLSRGLQQQDNPNMMAFGPGGMMGEGGPGGMMGGAATGMQGGAEGGFGGGGAAMGGGGGFGGRGGGGAGGGFPGGGGGGGFGGRGGPGGGPGGPGGPGMMGGAGRPDFANMTQEERDKLRKQFQDRMRQANSEGFGNRSRRTRDQIRGGAFFTFRNASLDASPYALNGRTVEKPGYTQERFGVSLGGPLKLGKFFPADKTFFFLNYSASRGDNAYNSYSVQPLTAYRTGDFSSLASTIYDPLTGSPFPGNKIPVTRISSVSNGLLSYIPVPTDTGSLQNYHYTTTQPQSSDTLSFRLNRTLTKKDRLAFDTNWQRRSGENVQLFGWRDPSSGRGLNNNLSWSRSFSPTLIQNLHVRYNRNYNEVIPYFANGTDVASQLGIAGTSRDPANYGPPNLNFTNYGDLTDGSRSRRAVNTFVFGDGWTFVRKSHTLSAGFDFTRTQQNSLADSNARGTLFFGGLATSALTSAGLPVSNTGNDFADFLLGYAQQSTIRYGTPDTYLRSSQYGVYVQDEWRAKPNFTLNLGLRWDDWEPNTEKYNRLSNLDLAAGFTAAAVVTPGSSSTFGNGSIPAGLVRPDRNNFAPRVGLSYRPFKKKRTIIRAGYSLFYDSSVISRLSSRLVAQPPFAVSSTFNTSTDNPLLITNPFVGPADTTIKNSYAVNPNFSLPYAQTWSSSVQHEIHGFVMELGYVGTKGNGLVISRLPNRAAPGSPLTSEDRRPIPYAVGFTYDSPEGNSIFHSGQLRVVRRMRHSIAWTAMYTFSKSIDNASTIGGSGSTTVQDENNLGAERGLSAFDKRHQLSFNLQASSPFGPNGMWMKQRNLLSNVLKDWTLSSNVAVSSGSPLTAKVSGSVADAGGSGATGSARADATGAAIDSGTGYFNTAAFTTPPGDRYGNAARNTIPGPGSFNLNASFGRSWQVGENSRHRLEGRLETTNLFNHVNITSYGTTVNAANYGLATAAGGMRSVQFTVRLRF; encoded by the coding sequence ATGCTGTTCGGCATCGGTTGCTGTGCCTATGCGCAGACGTCCTGGAGTGGCCGCGTCGTGTCGGGCGGAGCCCCCTTGCCTGGGGCCGTCATCACGGCAAAACAGGGGACGCAGTCGTGGAGCACCGTGACCGATGAATCCGGACGATTCACGCTCGAAAACCTGCCGGCTGGTGCGTTGAACGTCGAGGTCCAGCAGTTTGGTTTCCAGCCGCTCCGCCGCGAGGTAAAGGTCGAGGAACGGGCCGCGCCGCTGGATTTGGCGATGACCCTCCGCCCCTACCGGCCCGCGGGCATGGGCCGCGGGACCATGGCTGCCGGCGGACCCGGGCAGCGCACACAAGCCACTGAGAACACAGCCGAAACCCAGGTAGCGCAAGCCATGGAGCAAAGCTCCGCCGTGGCGCCGCAGGCGGCGGCCGGAGGCGAGGGAGGCGAAGCTTCCGAGTCGTTCCTCGTGCAGGGCTCCCTCAGCCGTGGATTGCAGCAGCAGGACAATCCCAACATGATGGCCTTCGGTCCCGGCGGCATGATGGGCGAGGGCGGACCAGGCGGCATGATGGGCGGCGCAGCCACGGGCATGCAGGGCGGGGCGGAAGGCGGCTTCGGCGGCGGTGGAGCCGCGATGGGCGGCGGCGGGGGCTTTGGCGGACGCGGCGGCGGTGGAGCAGGCGGCGGATTCCCTGGCGGTGGCGGTGGAGGAGGATTCGGCGGCCGGGGCGGCCCGGGCGGCGGACCCGGCGGACCCGGCGGACCCGGCATGATGGGCGGCGCGGGGCGGCCCGATTTCGCCAACATGACCCAGGAAGAACGGGACAAGTTGCGCAAACAGTTCCAGGACCGCATGCGGCAGGCCAACTCCGAAGGCTTCGGCAACCGGTCGCGCCGGACGCGGGATCAGATCCGGGGCGGGGCGTTCTTCACCTTCCGCAACGCCTCCCTGGATGCGTCGCCCTACGCGCTCAACGGCAGGACGGTCGAGAAGCCAGGCTATACCCAGGAGCGCTTTGGCGTATCCCTGGGCGGCCCCTTGAAGCTGGGCAAGTTCTTCCCCGCCGACAAAACCTTCTTCTTCCTGAACTACTCGGCCTCACGGGGCGACAACGCCTATAACAGCTACTCCGTGCAGCCCTTGACGGCCTACCGCACCGGCGACTTCAGCAGCCTGGCCTCGACCATCTACGATCCGCTGACCGGATCACCGTTTCCGGGCAACAAGATCCCGGTGACGCGAATCAGTTCGGTCTCCAACGGCTTACTTTCCTATATTCCGGTGCCGACCGACACCGGTTCGCTGCAGAACTACCACTACACCACCACACAGCCGCAGTCCAGTGACACGCTGAGCTTCCGGCTCAACCGGACCTTGACGAAAAAGGACCGATTAGCGTTCGACACCAACTGGCAGCGGCGGTCCGGCGAGAATGTCCAGCTCTTCGGCTGGCGGGATCCGTCCAGCGGACGCGGGTTGAACAACAACCTGAGCTGGTCGCGCTCGTTCTCCCCGACCCTGATCCAGAACCTGCATGTGCGGTACAACCGCAACTACAACGAGGTGATTCCCTACTTCGCCAACGGTACGGACGTGGCGTCGCAGTTGGGCATCGCCGGAACATCCCGGGATCCCGCCAACTACGGGCCGCCGAACCTGAACTTCACGAATTACGGTGATCTGACGGACGGCAGCCGCTCGCGGCGGGCGGTGAACACGTTCGTCTTCGGCGACGGTTGGACCTTCGTGCGCAAGAGCCATACCCTGTCGGCCGGATTTGATTTCACGCGCACCCAGCAGAACAGCCTGGCCGACTCCAACGCCCGCGGCACCCTTTTCTTCGGCGGCCTGGCTACCAGCGCCCTGACCTCGGCCGGCCTGCCGGTCTCCAACACCGGCAACGACTTCGCCGACTTCCTGCTGGGCTACGCACAGCAGAGTACCATCCGCTACGGCACTCCGGACACCTACCTGCGCTCCTCCCAGTACGGTGTCTACGTCCAGGATGAATGGCGCGCCAAGCCGAACTTCACACTGAATCTCGGACTCCGCTGGGACGATTGGGAACCCAACACCGAGAAGTACAACCGCCTTTCCAATCTCGACCTCGCGGCTGGCTTTACGGCCGCCGCCGTAGTGACGCCGGGCAGCAGCAGCACTTTCGGCAACGGGTCCATTCCGGCGGGCCTGGTGCGGCCGGACCGGAACAACTTTGCTCCGCGAGTGGGCCTGTCTTACCGGCCATTCAAGAAGAAGCGCACCATCATCCGAGCCGGGTACAGTTTGTTCTACGACAGTTCGGTGATCAGCCGCCTCTCCTCGCGGCTCGTCGCCCAGCCGCCGTTTGCCGTCAGTTCCACATTCAACACCAGCACAGACAACCCCTTGCTGATCACCAATCCCTTCGTGGGGCCGGCCGATACGACGATCAAGAACTCCTACGCGGTGAATCCGAATTTCAGCCTTCCATACGCACAGACCTGGAGCAGTTCCGTGCAGCACGAGATTCACGGCTTCGTCATGGAACTCGGTTATGTCGGAACCAAAGGCAACGGCCTGGTGATCTCCCGCCTGCCGAACCGGGCGGCGCCCGGCTCGCCGCTGACCTCGGAAGACCGGCGGCCCATCCCCTACGCGGTGGGCTTCACTTACGACAGCCCGGAAGGCAATTCCATCTTCCACTCGGGCCAACTGCGCGTGGTGCGCAGAATGCGGCACAGCATCGCGTGGACGGCCATGTACACGTTCTCGAAGTCGATCGACAACGCCTCGACGATTGGCGGTTCGGGCAGCACAACGGTGCAGGACGAGAACAACCTGGGGGCCGAGCGTGGGCTGTCTGCCTTCGACAAGCGGCATCAGCTCTCCTTCAACCTGCAGGCCTCGTCTCCCTTCGGACCGAACGGGATGTGGATGAAGCAGCGCAATCTGCTATCGAACGTCCTGAAGGATTGGACCCTCAGCTCCAACGTCGCGGTGAGTTCGGGCAGTCCGCTGACGGCGAAGGTCTCGGGGTCGGTCGCCGACGCGGGCGGCAGCGGCGCCACGGGCAGCGCGCGAGCGGACGCCACGGGCGCTGCCATCGACTCAGGTACGGGGTACTTCAATACGGCTGCTTTCACAACACCGCCGGGTGACCGGTATGGCAACGCCGCCAGGAACACCATTCCAGGACCGGGATCGTTCAACCTGAACGCCTCATTCGGCCGGTCGTGGCAGGTGGGTGAGAACTCGCGCCACCGGCTGGAAGGCCGCCTTGAGACGACAAATCTGTTCAACCACGTCAACATCACCAGTTATGGAACGACGGTGAACGCAGCCAACTATGGCCTGGCCACGGCGGCAGGCGGAATGCGCAGCGTACAGTTCACAGTGAGGCTCCGGTTCTAG
- a CDS encoding lytic transglycosylase domain-containing protein: protein MRRVLATFAYVCLAAAVGHAQSPQEAAIARQRAAIEKQKEALAGTSGALTNQKQSVEKQKTSIAKQPASKWEPVTAPPPDSSPVASLDCAPMEESQLGPIVSKAAEQNSIMPALLRAVISQESGSKPCAVSSAGAQGLMQLMPDTAAGFNVGNPFDPQENVFAGSKFLRVLLDKYKGDVPMALGAYNAGPARVDAAGGIPPIRETQNYVNSIMRKIQ from the coding sequence GTGAGGCGAGTTCTTGCCACCTTCGCGTATGTGTGCCTGGCCGCTGCGGTTGGGCATGCACAGTCGCCACAGGAGGCGGCCATCGCCCGCCAGCGCGCCGCCATCGAGAAACAGAAGGAAGCGTTGGCCGGCACCTCCGGCGCGCTCACGAATCAGAAGCAATCCGTCGAGAAACAAAAGACTTCTATCGCTAAACAGCCCGCTTCCAAGTGGGAGCCGGTCACGGCTCCACCGCCCGATAGCTCGCCGGTGGCCTCCCTTGATTGCGCACCGATGGAAGAGAGCCAACTGGGTCCGATTGTGAGCAAGGCAGCGGAACAGAACTCGATTATGCCGGCGTTGCTACGCGCCGTAATTTCCCAGGAATCGGGTTCCAAACCCTGCGCGGTCAGCAGCGCGGGCGCCCAGGGCCTGATGCAGTTGATGCCTGACACCGCGGCCGGGTTCAATGTCGGCAACCCGTTCGATCCACAGGAGAACGTGTTTGCCGGCAGCAAGTTCCTGCGCGTCCTGCTCGACAAGTACAAAGGCGACGTGCCGATGGCGCTGGGCGCCTACAATGCCGGTCCGGCGCGGGTGGATGCGGCGGGCGGCATCCCTCCGATTCGCGAGACCCAGAACTACGTCAACAGCATCATGCGCAAGATCCAGTAG
- a CDS encoding glutaminyl-peptide cyclotransferase, translating into MRPFRTAAWMPIVFTLLPGTLSAGAPESGYRIVKTFPHDISAFTEGLEFRAGFFYESTGEYGSSTLRKVEVETGRVVQRLALSPSVFGEGLTVLNGQIVQLTYRGGLGFVYSQPDFRLQRTFRYEGEGWGLTNDGRTIYMTDGTSEIRCLDPLTLKELRRIQVHDGTAKIPFINELEFVRGEIWANVWRTEKIARISPKDGRVLGWVDLTGILPEADLHRADVMNGIAYDAMGDRLFVTGKYWPKVFEIKVVPKNTSRR; encoded by the coding sequence ATGAGACCCTTTCGGACCGCGGCGTGGATGCCGATTGTTTTCACACTGCTACCGGGAACCTTGAGCGCCGGGGCGCCGGAATCCGGATACCGGATTGTTAAGACATTCCCACACGATATTTCGGCGTTCACAGAAGGTTTGGAGTTCCGGGCCGGCTTCTTTTACGAGAGTACGGGGGAGTATGGCAGCTCAACCCTGCGCAAGGTGGAGGTGGAGACGGGGCGTGTGGTGCAACGGTTGGCCCTGTCGCCCAGCGTGTTCGGCGAGGGCCTGACAGTGCTGAACGGGCAGATTGTCCAACTGACCTACCGGGGCGGATTGGGCTTTGTCTACTCGCAACCCGATTTCCGGTTGCAGCGCACCTTCCGGTATGAAGGCGAGGGTTGGGGCCTGACGAACGACGGCCGCACGATCTACATGACGGACGGCACCAGCGAGATTCGCTGCCTGGATCCGCTCACACTGAAGGAGCTGAGGCGGATCCAGGTCCATGACGGCACGGCAAAGATCCCGTTTATCAATGAGTTGGAGTTCGTGCGCGGGGAGATTTGGGCCAATGTCTGGAGAACCGAGAAGATTGCCCGGATCTCGCCGAAGGACGGACGGGTACTGGGCTGGGTCGACCTGACAGGCATACTGCCGGAGGCCGACCTGCACCGGGCCGACGTGATGAACGGGATCGCCTACGACGCGATGGGCGACCGGCTCTTCGTAACCGGTAAATACTGGCCGAAGGTGTTTGAAATCAAAGTGGTACCGAAAAACACGAGCCGCCGTTAG
- a CDS encoding efflux RND transporter periplasmic adaptor subunit, with the protein MSSLLSPLPKPLPGQEPEAPPAPGRSWSWLLLLILTVGGVSGYNYFTARQAAARRADASRFQHFARVRRGDLLMRVRLTGSTSARNFSNIVVPKLTMPESDQPLTLMTLMPSGSLVRKGQVVASFDPQGARDHLDDTKDGLHARENALKRLRAQLEVESEAWVQELRKAKATLDRARLDLKTLEVRSAIQKQVFQLAVEESQASYDALENDFVLKLQSQAAAFRINEITKDIEVLHVQRHQRDIERMTIEAPVDGMAIVQDVVRPGGDRVALAVGDRVTPGTLMMRVIDRNSMQVEGFINQAQNAQFRIGQPATIRLEAYPEAVYKAKVYAIGALATSPGRAQYYLRNIPIRMEILDADEKVLPDLSASADVVIDQEKDVLLAPAEAIQQSNGETFVYVRKGDTLEKRPVTRGRVFGPDAVLTGGVQEGEEIVVQQP; encoded by the coding sequence ATGTCTTCTTTGCTCTCGCCACTCCCCAAGCCTCTGCCCGGACAGGAACCGGAGGCACCGCCAGCCCCCGGACGGTCCTGGTCGTGGCTTCTGTTGTTGATTCTCACCGTGGGCGGGGTTAGCGGGTACAACTACTTTACCGCGCGCCAGGCCGCCGCCCGGCGTGCCGACGCCAGCCGGTTTCAGCACTTCGCCCGCGTGCGGCGCGGCGACCTGCTGATGCGGGTGCGGCTGACCGGCTCCACCTCGGCTCGCAATTTTTCGAACATCGTGGTGCCCAAGCTCACCATGCCGGAGTCCGACCAACCTCTGACGCTGATGACTCTGATGCCGTCCGGGTCGCTGGTCCGCAAGGGGCAGGTTGTCGCCTCCTTCGATCCGCAGGGTGCCCGCGACCACCTCGACGACACAAAAGACGGCCTGCATGCCCGCGAGAACGCCCTGAAGCGCCTGCGCGCCCAACTCGAAGTCGAAAGCGAGGCATGGGTCCAGGAGCTCCGCAAGGCGAAAGCCACGCTCGACCGGGCCCGTCTCGACCTCAAAACCCTCGAGGTGCGCTCCGCCATTCAGAAGCAGGTGTTCCAGCTCGCCGTGGAGGAGTCCCAGGCTTCCTATGATGCCCTGGAGAATGATTTCGTCCTCAAACTGCAGTCCCAGGCCGCCGCTTTCCGCATCAACGAGATCACCAAGGACATCGAGGTGCTGCATGTCCAGCGCCACCAGCGCGACATCGAGCGCATGACCATCGAAGCCCCGGTCGACGGCATGGCCATTGTCCAGGACGTTGTCCGGCCCGGCGGCGACCGTGTCGCCCTGGCCGTGGGTGACCGCGTCACGCCTGGCACGCTGATGATGCGCGTCATCGACCGCAACAGTATGCAGGTGGAAGGTTTCATCAACCAGGCCCAGAACGCCCAGTTCCGCATCGGGCAGCCGGCAACCATCCGGCTGGAAGCCTACCCGGAAGCGGTCTACAAGGCCAAGGTCTACGCCATCGGCGCGCTGGCCACCAGCCCGGGCCGCGCCCAGTACTACCTGCGAAACATCCCCATCCGCATGGAGATTCTCGACGCCGACGAAAAGGTCCTACCCGACCTCTCTGCCTCGGCTGATGTCGTAATCGACCAGGAGAAGGATGTCCTGCTGGCTCCGGCGGAAGCCATCCAGCAGTCGAATGGCGAGACGTTCGTGTATGTCCGCAAGGGCGATACGCTGGAGAAACGGCCCGTCACCCGCGGCCGGGTTTTCGGCCCGGATGCCGTGCTCACCGGCGGCGTGCAGGAAGGCGAGGAGATCGTCGTCCAGCAGCCCTAA